AGCGTGAGCTCTGAGTGTCTGGTCCCTCCCCCACTGCATAATGTCTGGACGCGCCTGCATCCACACTGTGCTTTTGGGTGCTGACCACATTCATGTGtttaacttaaatattaaaaatattccataattTGGGGCTCCCCTCTTCAATCTACTCTACAATAACATAGCGGCAGCTGCACGGCTCATCTTATTTACATCCCTTTAAAAGACTGTTGATGGTAAGACTGGAGGGGCTCCTACCCACGTGGATGTCCACTGCACGGCTGGGGACGGGCACACCCTGCAGGGCTCCCACCCTACGCGGCAGGTGGTCTGATGTGACCCGACGCAGTCTGTGATGAGAAGTGACAGCTGACACCACCCCCTAAAGTGGCCACTGACATCGCAGTGAAGAGTCCCAGCTAGGAGTCAACTAGAGGGAGAAAATGGGCTCAAAAAGGACTCAGTCCggaagaaggcaggaaaagaggaaaaggaaacagagcaGAGGGACAAATGGGGCAGAAACAGAGGACAGACAGGAGCTCACGGTTCCCGTCACCCTGTGGATGTGGGTTACCAAGCCATCACCTGCACCACCAGCCTTATCGTGCGCCCTTTTCCGCACTGTGCCCGGGGATATTCCAGGATCCCACATCCCATTTAGTTGCCATTTCTTGTCTTTTATGATCTCTCCATTTTGGAAGCGTACTGATCAGTCCCTTTGTAAAAAGTGCCTCAATGTGGGTATGTCTGACGTGTTCCCACGACTGGAAAGAGATTGTGcgtttttggcaagaataccatGGCAGTGATGCCGTGTCTTTCTCAGTCCGTGGTGTCAAGGGCTACATGATGTCAGTCTGTCTTATTACTGATGATATTAACCTTGGTCACATACGTAAGGTAGTTTCTGCTgggtttcttcactgtaaagctattatttttccctttgcagTTAATATATGGACGATGAAACTTTGATGCTATGGAAATCCTGAAGGAaactaaatataaagacacaggagtggggaggggtaaactgggagattgagactgacatatacacactactatatataaaacaggtaactaatcactaataagaacctgctctgggcttccctagtggcacagtggttgagaatctgcctgctaatgcaggggacacgggttcgagccctggtctgggaagatcccatatgccacggagcaactaggcccgcgagccacaactactgagcctgcgcgtctggagcctgtgctccgcaacaagagagtccgagacagtgagaggcccgcgcaccgcgatgaagagtggcccccgcttgccacaactagagaaatccctcgcacagaaacgaagacccaacacagccaaaaataaataaataaacaaacgtggggtttaaaaaaaagaaaagaaaaagaaagaaaaaagaatattattagaaaaaaagaacaaaagaacctgctctgtagcacagggaactctactcaatactctgtaatgccctatatgggaaaagatttgatatgtgtatatgtataactgattcactttgctgtacacctgaaactaacacaacattgtaaatcaactatactccaataaaaatattttttagaaagacaTAGGAGGTTAAAAGCAAAAGGATGGAGGAAGATACCCCATATCTTATCCCATATGCTAACCCATCAGAACAGAGAGCTGGAGTGGCTGTTAGTGTCAGAAAAGTAGAATTCAAGGCAAAGAATCTGGGGATAAGGAGGCtcttttcataatgataaagtggTTGATTAATCAAGAGGACATACTAATTTGAATATAAGCCTTCAAAATGCGTGAAACAAAAAacgatagaactgcaaggagtaACAGACAGATCTCAGGAACCTCAACACACCTCTGTCGATAATTAAGAAGCAAGTAGATGGAAAATCAGTAATCATACCGTCAGCAGACTTGACTTCACCAATATTTATAGAAGATTCCTCTGAGCAATAGAACACATATTTAAGTACCCACATAACAATTTTTAACATGGGCCACATTCTGGTCCTTAAAATGAGTCTAAATAAGTTTAAAAGGATCTGATACATACAGTGTATGTTCTCTAACAACAATGGATCTAAATTAATAATCAAATGCAGAATAATCTCTGCAACATCCTCAAATATCTGGAAATGAAATAACGTACTTCCAAACCCATGggtcaaaaagaaatcaaaaggtgtatttgcaaatatttcaaaattaatgaatatgaaaatacAGCATAGAGTTTTGGGGACACAGCTAGAGCAAGACTTGGAAATTTATATGCCTACGCAGGCATATCTTGTCTTATCGCGCTTTGccttattgcactttgcagatactgtgtcttttacaaattgaaggtttgtggcaaccctgagtcgagcaagtctattggcaccattttttccaacagcatttgttcacttcgtATCTCTCTGTaccattttggtaattcttttgatatttcaaactttttcattgctATTACATCTGTTATGGTGATCAGCGATCAGTAATCTTTGGTGCTACTACTAGATGATGGTTAacttttttttagcaataaaacattttaaaattaagttatataaatttttttagacataatactattgcacacttcatagactacagtatagtgtaaacataagttttatatgtaccgggaaaccaaaaatttaagCGAGTCGTTTTACcttgatattcactttattgcagtagtctggacctgaacctgcaatatctccaagataTGCCTATACTAGAGAataagaaaggtctcaaatcagtgAGCTCATCTTCCTCCTTAAGAtactagaaaaaggaaagaaaattaatgtaaGTAAAAGATTAGAGTAGAAgtcaatgggaaaaagaaaaggaaaaagagaaatctatgaaactaagaactggttctttgagattaTCGATAAAATTGACACACTTCCATACTGACTGGTcagtaaaaggaaagagagaagacacaaagcaccaacatcaggaatgaaagaggtgaCATCACTTCATACTCTATATTGAAAGGATGAACAATTTTATGCTGATAAATTCCACAGATTTGATGAAATGGGCAACTCCTTGAGAGATGCAAGCTATAACAttcagtcaaagaaaaaaataacctcagCAACTCTGTATCTATTAAATAATTCCACaggatgtaaaaataataatacatcatGAGCCAGTGAGATTTATTTCAAGGACACAAGGTTGATTTAACACTTGAAAGTCAATCAGTATAATCCGTCATATTAATagactaataaaaatattcttcatagatgtagaaaaaaagtttgacaaaatccaacatccattcctgttaaaaactctcagcaaactagtcATCGAAGGAAGCTTTCTTATACTGATAAGGACAGCTACAAAACCCTACAGTCGACATTATTCTTaatgtgaaagactgaatgtttccCCTTAAGGTCAAGAGGAACAAGGTTATCTGCTCTCACTCCTCCTATTCGGTATTGAACTAGGGCTCTAGCCAGCACAGTTAGGTatgaaaatgaagtaaaagacATTCAGACTGGAAGAAAGCAGTAATACTCTTTTTATTTGCAGATAACGTGAttgtatatgtagaaaatcctaaggctTCTATTAAAAagttactagaactaataagtgagtttagcaaagttcagatcagtatataaaaatctattttatttctatatattagcattTAACAAAGATAAATTGAACTTAaaacaccatttacaatagcattaaaaaatcagagataaatctgacaaaagatgtgTGAGATCTGTAAaccaaaaactacaaaacacaaatgaaggaaataaaagaagctctaaataaatgagaagatataccatgttcatggattggaatactcaatattgtcaagatgttaattctcttaaactgatctgtagattcaatgcaatcccacaCAAAAGCCCActaggcttttttgtttttgtttttaatttttggctgcaccccgagccatgtgggatcttagctccccgaccaggtattgaacccacgcaccctgcattggaaggcataGTCTGAAACAttggactgctggggaagtcccCACTAGGCTTTTTGGGTAGAAGTTgtcaagctgattctaaaattcatgaggaaatacaaagaatcttGGATGACCAGAAGAActttatagaaaaacaaagttggaagaatCGTACCTCACACTGTACaccaaaactaactcaaaatggataatagACCCAAATGCAAAATATAAGTGCAATATGTAAGATTTCTTACATATGACACCAGAAGAATGatccataaaatataaaacactgataaattggacttcatcaaaatttaaaatttctctttgaaaaactttaaagagaatgaaaagacaatccacagaatcagagaaaatatatacatatcacatATCTGATACAAATGCCAaggaattctcaaaactcaaaataagaaaacaactcaattaaaagtgggtaaaagatttgaacagaacACTTCCTTAAAGATAGACAGACAGcaaataaacagatgaaaagacacTTAAGTCATGAGtgaagtacaaattaaaaccacaatgagatatacccttacacacctattagaatatgtaaaattaaaaagagtgaccataccaagtgctggtgaagatgtgcaGCATACACAGCACAGGAATGTAAAATCGAACAATCACTTGGGCAGTTTCTTAGAAGTTAAAAATaagctactgtatgatccagtcattccactcctagatatttacctaagagaaatgagtATTTCTCCAAACAAAGATTGTACACAATTTTCATATCAGctctatttgtaatagccaacaactggaaacaaccaaatctCCATGAGCGGGTGAGTGGATATACAAATGGTGGAACATTCCTGCAATGTCTCATTACTCAGCCCCAAAAGGAATAACCATTGATAAACGCATCAGCACCTGGTGAACCAAAatgaattatgctgagtgagaggAACGAGACAAAACGTACACACCCacgattccattcatataaattacaggaaatgCAAACTGATCTAGTGATAGAGCAGGTGAGTGCTTGCCTGGTGATGGGGATCAGAGGGGATGGATTGCAAACGGGAAACTCTGGGGTATTTACTATCAATACTTTgaggtggtgatggtttcacggctgtatacaaatggcaaaatgtATCAAATTTGAATATGTGGTTTACTGTATATCAATTACACCAcagtaaagctgttataaaaaccCTAAGGATGGCTCAATCCCCACATTGCCTACGCGCCTTGGACGCCAGTCCATGGACCCTAAGACGCGAGGTGGAGGAGTGGCGGGGGGAatatggggggtgggcaggaagagACCCAGGTGGGCGGAGACCTAACTCCATTAACGCTTTGGCAGCCACTGGCACCATACCTGAGACAGACGCTCTGGGGCTTCGCGCTGACCCGAGGGTCTCCAacttccccgcccccgcccccgcccccgcccccgtctCCCACATCCTGGAGCCAGAGCCAGGGGCGGGGCTGGACACGGGAAGGGGCGGGGCTCTGGGGGGTCCCCCCCCACGACCCCGCCCACAGCCCATGAGACACACTCCTGTCTAAAATCCTGATCCCAGGCCCGACCCACGCCTTCCCACAAGCTAGgctcccaggccccgccccgtGTAGCCTCTACGGCCCCGCCCAAGGCCACACCCTTCGTCCTCaggaccccctccccccatcgTCCAGGCCCCGCCCCACTCAAGACTCCGGCCAGACCTCGCCCTGGCCCCATCGCCCATCTTTAGGCCCCGCGATGTCCTGGACGCGTCCTGCCACACAAGCTCCGCCCATGCCCCGCCCCTAATTCTCAGGTCCTGCTGTCGTTCAGGCCCCGTCCCGCACCGGACTCCGCCCCGCCCCACAGCTCCGCCCCAGACTccgcccaggccccgccccgggAGCGCAGGCCGAGCCGCGTGTGTACCCAGCGGCCGCGGACTTGGGCGTAGGCCTTCGGGTCGCCGCCGCCCTCCAGGCGTGGCGCCGGCTCGGACTCCGAGCGGCAGAGAGCCTCATGCACAGCAGTCTCCGGACGCGGCCGCGCAGGTAAAGCTCCCGTCTCATCCCGGAGCGTGGACACCCCCGCCCCCGTCCATCCCCCAGCCGGGAGTCCCGGGGGTCCTTAGGGTCCGGAGCCTGGGGATCCCGAGGTCCGAGGTCTGGGGTCCCCCCGGGGCCCGAGCCCCGCCCGCCCAGGCCCCGCGCGGCCCCGCCACTCCACGCCCAGCGCGGGCCGCGCGCCCAGGGcttggcttttctcttttctcgTTTTCCCTTTTTCAAACATAATTGAAATAAAAGGCGCCGACCGCGATGCCGGTGCGGGTGGCTGTTCCCATTAGGGCCGACAGAGAAGAGCTTTAATGTTATAATTGTCAAAGGGATTGTCACAATTAGCAAAGCGCTGAGCTTCTGACAGCAGCCTAGCCCCGCGGGGATGAGGGTGCCGGCTCGGTTCCCAGCGGTGGCCGGCGGTCGCCCTTGCATTCCAGTTTCTTATGAAAACCCTGCAGCCCAGTCTTCCTGCTTTCCAGCCCTGAGTAGCTAGGAGGGGTGGACTCCCATCACCCCGTGCTGTCCAAGCCCCTGACCCCCAAGGTATGCAGTGGGTGTGTCCAGGGCAGGGTGGCAGTGTTCTCGGTCGGCTTTGCTGGGCACAACCCCCAGCCAGCAGTCAGCACAGCCTTACTCTTCCGGGTGGCAGTGGGAATATCCAGGAGTAAGTCAcagagacacccccccccccggtCAAGTGTGTCCGTTTGGCTGTGACATCTCCCCCAAAGTCAAAGTGTGCCCCCGGGTCCCCAGCCAGGCCACGGCCAGCGATGCTGACTGCTCCTCTCTTTTAGGACCGAAAGAGAACACCGTTCTTCCTGGCACGCGAGGAAGCAGAGTTTCTGTCTGTGTGGGATGGTCCCTTCCGCAGCGGCACCGGGGAGCGGGGAAGGGTGTAGACCGCAGCACTGAGAGCAGCGTGCCACCTGTCTGCAGGTGGTCAGGATGGGCCCCATGGGCAAACAGGGCCCGTCCTCCCTGCCGGTCCCCACGGGAGGCTCCTGCCTCCTGCTTCTCTTCTGCCTGCGGTTGGGCGCCTCTTGCCCGCAGAGCTGCCAGTGCCCTGACCATGCCGGGGCCGTGGCCGTCCATTGCAGCGGGAGGGGCCTGCAGGAGATCCCCAAGGACATCCCCACTGACGCTGTGCTCCTGAAGCTTGATGCCAACAAGATCGCCCGCATCCCCAACGGAGCCTTCCAGCACCTGAACCAGCTGAGAGAGCTGGACTTGTCTCAGAACGCCATCGAGACCATCGGCCCCGCCGCCTTCTCGGGCCTGGCCGGGGGCCTGCGGCTGCTGGACCTGTCTCACAATCACATCCGCAGGATTCCTAAGGACGCGCTGGGCAAGCTCAGCGCCAAGATACGCCTGTCCCACAACCCCCTGCACTGCGAGTGCGCCCTGCAGGAGGCCCTGTGGGAGCTGAAGCTGGACCCTGACTCGGTGGACGAGATCGCCTGCCACACCTCGGTGCAGGAGGAATACGTGGGGAAGCCGCTGATCCAGGCTCTCGACTCTGGCGCCAGCTTCTGCAGCGTCCACCACAAGACCACCGATGTGGCCATGCTGCTCACCATGTTCGGCTGGTTCGCCATGGTGATCACCTACGTCGTGTACTACGTGCGCCAGAACCAGGAGGACGCCAGGAGGCACCTGGAGTACCTGAAGTCCCTGCCCAGCACTCCTGTGTCCAAGGACCCCATCAGCCCTGCGCCCTAGTGCCCAATGGCTCGAGCAGGCCGAGGCCCACCTGTCTCCTGTCACTCTTGTAGTAGATGGTGACTGAGTCCCGCCTTCGATGTTCCCCCAGGGAGGGTGACACGGCTACTTCTGTCCAGTGTTTCACTCTGACAGAGCACTTTCCACAGGACACCTTCAGGTCAGGCAATTCTACCATCAGACCCAATGACAGATGGGGACACGGGCTCAGAGAAATGGAAGGTCGCGGACAGGAAGAGATCCAGCTGGGATGTAAAACCAGGCCGTCCGTCCTGAGACGTCCCTTCCGCGCTGGGAGCCTGCCCCACGGGGCGCCCGCCTCTGAGCCcccagcattcagagaagaaagggtGCGTGCCCATGAGTGAGGCTCCCCGAGGATGTTGGGTGCATTTTGTTGGTTGTAGGCACAGGTCGTCCTGCCCCGTGGAACTGGTTTGCCTTTGCTTCCCCAGTATTTCCTGAACACCTCTAACCACCGGGCTCTTTCCACAGCCAAGTGGTAGAGACCGGATTTTTCTCGGGAGATAAGTGGAACATGTAACCCTTGAACAACTCTGTCAACTTTGTTTATTCTCAGAATGTTTGTTAAGAGTAACACTTGTACCAAAATTTCAGTCCagtgagaaggggaaaaaaaaaaataacaacccaaaaccaaaaaaattaaaccatGGAGAGAAACCTGAGGAAGGTCCATAGTAGCTCCTCAGGGGGGCGTGTTAGCAGCCAGAAAAGTGTGGCCGTTCCCCGATTCCTGCTCCCGCGGCTGTGGCCCGCCCCAGGGAGCCTGTCATCTTGGGTGGCTCCATGCCTTGCTTTTCTACTCACTAAGCAGCTCCTTTGCAATGGATGGGAGGACCGACCTCTGTTTCAGGGCTGTTCAACTGGTTGCTTCGTTTCCTCCAGCGACAGGGACTCTCTCTCCGTTTCAGCTTTGCTGACAGGACTCTCAGTGCTACTTTactcctcagttttcttacctaaTTCATGTTCAGGGTAGACTTTCCCTCCACCTGTGTAACCCTGATCtgtctttccagttttatttttcacgGTCTTTTTGTATGagtgtttatattttaaactacttCAAGTATTTTGGGGGGAAGCAAGTTAGGGGTACATTGCTCATGGATCTAAGGTGTAAAGGACAGATGCTTAGAAAGGGTAAAAGTCGAGGGAGGTTTGTACTCGGAAAGTGTCATGGGACAGGCAGTGGGACGCGTTGATGCCATGCGTCATGATTTTTCAGTTGTGGTGCGTTAAAAAACAACCGACAGATGCCGCTACCCTCCCACACCCCAGCGCCGTGCCTGCGGTCACCGGGGGCACAGCACGCACAGTGTGAACCGGGGGCTCTGTGCTCTGAGTGTGGGGTGGGCCCTTTTCTGCCCACCGCCCAGACCAGGGTGCaggagtggggggcagggctcAGACGAGGCTGCGAATGGTGCCGGGGTCCTCACCCTTCCAGTGGGAACTAAAAAAGCCAGGCAGCCAGCCTGGGTGCCGGTCCACTCATGGGACAAACGGCATGGGAGCAGGTACGTGTGGCCGCCGGCTGACCAGCGGGACACGGGCTCTGTGGGTGAATTGGGTCCCCCTTCCCCGTGCACCCCGGGGAGCacacagtggggagaggggtccCGCCGCACAAGGAGCTGTCACCTGGCGGGTTTGCCCGATGGACGTGACCCTGAGTCCCTGGGTCAGGGGAAGAGAGCAGACTGAGGCCTGGACGGAGGTGGGGGCAGATGTCAGGGTCTTGCTGTTGCGGCTCGTGTCCCATAGGTGCCAGCCAGCCTGGGCACTTTGGGGGACCCTTTCCTTGCTGCCAGGGAACTCTTCATTTGCTCTTACACAGAACCAGCCCAGAGCCTGATGCCAGCCAGATGCTCTTCTGGGGGCGCACGGGGAGTGAGTGGGGCTTCTTTCCCCCCAGCCTTTGCTGGTACCCAGCGCCCAGCCAGCCTTCCCTCTGGTGTGGGCCTGCCGGGCTCCTGTTCTGCCCTGCTGGGAAGAGGAAGTGGGCCCAGGAGCCCAGAGCACACCCGAGGGCCCACCCCCTCTCATCCCGGGTCCAGAGTCAGGGCGCTGCCGGGCTCCCTGGCCTTTCTGGCCTCCTTGCCCCTCGTGGGGTCTCCCCGGAGAGCATACCTCCCCCCAAGACCAGCAGGACCCGGAAGCTCCTTCCTGCTCATGGCAGCTCCCAGCCCTGGTGTCTGGGAGCCCAGCCCTCCCCTTGcccttttccccctcctccttttctctgtcttcctctcccctcccctaagGGACTGCTGAAGGCAACGCCCTGCCTGGGCCCACCCGGTTCCTTGCTGCCCTGTGGGAGTGCAGACGCCCATCCCCAGCCCCGTGAGCCCTCGGGCTGACCCTCCACCTCCAGCTCAGCACCGATGGGCCGGCATGAGCCGGCATCTGTTGTCTTCTGGTTATGTGGAGGCCGGGGTCAAGCCGGGCCCATAGAGGGGACCCTTGTTGACAGTGGTGGGGACACAGCACAGGGGGTGCCTCAGTCGGGGGGCAGTGGGTGGCGCCTTTGTGGGACATGGGTGGCCCCTGGCTGTCATTGCAGTCCAGGTGAGAGGCCTCAAAGAGCTTCATGCGCACAGCCCCGCTTCTGCAAAGCCCCTCCTGCCTGTGGGGGTAGCACTTCACAGGGTCTGGGGGTCAGGGTGGGATGACTTTGGGGCTCCTTATGGGGCAGAGGGGCGGAGTGAGTGCACCGTCCTGACAGCCACCCAGCTGGGCCTCTCATCCTTCCCATGggggccagaggggaggggaggggcagtgagGGCTCATGGGCCACTCGGGAG
This Phocoena sinus isolate mPhoSin1 chromosome 4, mPhoSin1.pri, whole genome shotgun sequence DNA region includes the following protein-coding sequences:
- the LRRC3 gene encoding leucine-rich repeat-containing protein 3, whose product is MGPMGKQGPSSLPVPTGGSCLLLLFCLRLGASCPQSCQCPDHAGAVAVHCSGRGLQEIPKDIPTDAVLLKLDANKIARIPNGAFQHLNQLRELDLSQNAIETIGPAAFSGLAGGLRLLDLSHNHIRRIPKDALGKLSAKIRLSHNPLHCECALQEALWELKLDPDSVDEIACHTSVQEEYVGKPLIQALDSGASFCSVHHKTTDVAMLLTMFGWFAMVITYVVYYVRQNQEDARRHLEYLKSLPSTPVSKDPISPAP